The window GTTGGTTGAGAAGATAAAAGTTTTGAAATTGGGGAGAAGATTGAATCATCTGCATGAAGCGGCGACGGATTTCGGGGGCGCCTGGGGACCGATTACTTTGTGTATCGTGCATTCAATAATAATCCAGATTCTTCTTGCGCTCGGTCCTTTCGTGGTAATGAAGGGAATGGATAATAGCGCTGTCGGGCTGCTGCCTTTTTTTATTTATATCCCGATAATTAATGTTGTTTCAATGATCCCCATATCATTCAACGCCCTCGGCGTAAGAGAATATTTTTATATTCTGTTATTCGCGCGTGTCGGTGTCAGCGGAGAGACAGCAGTCGCTGTATCACTGGTCTCTTTTTTCCTGTATTTTTTACTTTCTATGTTCGGAGGCGTTTTATTCATCTTCTATAAAAGAGATAAAATATGAAAGGAGTTCAATTATGAAGGTTTGTATGATAGGAACAGGATACGTAGGACTTGTTTCGGGCACCTGTTTTGCAGAGATCGGACACGATGTCATATGTGTGGACAATGATCAGAAAAAGATTGATATTTTGAAAAAGGGAGGAGTTCCGATATACGAACCCGGCCTCAAAGAGATGATCAACAGAAACGTTGCGGCAGGAAGATTGCGTTTTACCACTTCAATCAGGGAAGGTGTTGAGAATTCCCTGTTTCTGTTCATCGCCGTCGGAACGCCGCCGAAAGAGGATGGAGAACCGGATCTTACGAGTGTTGAAAAAGTTGCAGAAGAAATCGGGGCGGCGATGACCGAGTATAAAATCATAATCGAAAAGAGCACGGTTCCGGTGCGTACCGGTGAGTGGGTGAGAACCGTGATTGAAAGATTCAGCCGAAAGGTCAAGAAGTTTGATGTGGCTTCGAACCCCGAATTTTTGAGAGAAGGATCTGCAATCAATGATTTTCTATCGCCGGACCGCATTGTTCTGGGGGTGGAGAGTAAAGAGGCGGAAGAGAAACTTCTCGAACTGTATAAGCCGATCGATGCCCCGAAAATCGTCACTGATCTTGCCAGTGCAGAATTGATAAAACACGCTTCAAACGCCTTCCTCTCGACCAAAATTTCTTTCATAAATGCGATTTCCATAATATGTGAGAAATCCGGTGCCGATGTTTTGAAGGTGGCAGAAGGCGTGGGATTGGATAAGAGAATCGGCAGGGCGTTTCTTAATGCCGGAGTGGGATTCGGCGGTTTTTGCTTTCCCAAGGACTTAAAAGCGTTCATCAGTATTGCGGCGAAACTCGGATACGATTTCAACCTCTTGAAAGAGGTTGATAGAATCAACAACGAACAGATGCTCAGGGTCGTGACAAAGCTGGAAGAGGTTTTATGGAATTTGAAAGACAAGGAGATAGGAGTTCTCGGTCTTGCGTTTAAACCGAATACCGATGATATGCGGTTCGCTCCTTCAATAACCATTATAAGAGAATTACAGAAGCACGGAGCAAAGATAAGGGGGTATGATCCAGTGGCAATGGAACGGGCACGGACGGTTATGCCGGATATCAGATACTGCTCTGATGCTTATGAAGTTGCAAAAGACGCTGATGCAATCGTACTTGTTACTGAGTGGGATGAATTCCGTAAACTCGATCTGGAAAGGGTTAAAAATGCGATGCGCCAACCGGTGTTCTTGGATGGAAGAAACGTTTTTGAACCGGAAGAGATGAAGAAAAGAGGATTCATTTACACAGGGATAGGTAGATGAGGATCATTATCACCGGTGGCGCCGGTTTCATCGGTTCTCACCTTGTCGACT of the candidate division WOR-3 bacterium genome contains:
- a CDS encoding UDP-glucose/GDP-mannose dehydrogenase family protein is translated as MKVCMIGTGYVGLVSGTCFAEIGHDVICVDNDQKKIDILKKGGVPIYEPGLKEMINRNVAAGRLRFTTSIREGVENSLFLFIAVGTPPKEDGEPDLTSVEKVAEEIGAAMTEYKIIIEKSTVPVRTGEWVRTVIERFSRKVKKFDVASNPEFLREGSAINDFLSPDRIVLGVESKEAEEKLLELYKPIDAPKIVTDLASAELIKHASNAFLSTKISFINAISIICEKSGADVLKVAEGVGLDKRIGRAFLNAGVGFGGFCFPKDLKAFISIAAKLGYDFNLLKEVDRINNEQMLRVVTKLEEVLWNLKDKEIGVLGLAFKPNTDDMRFAPSITIIRELQKHGAKIRGYDPVAMERARTVMPDIRYCSDAYEVAKDADAIVLVTEWDEFRKLDLERVKNAMRQPVFLDGRNVFEPEEMKKRGFIYTGIGR